In Hevea brasiliensis isolate MT/VB/25A 57/8 chromosome 13, ASM3005281v1, whole genome shotgun sequence, a single genomic region encodes these proteins:
- the LOC110656800 gene encoding mediator of RNA polymerase II transcription subunit 27-like yields the protein FQLRQFFPHLDDGLEGQSNEPASKKHCSTQVPPATLQEDLSDCKTFSDVLTRLEKEMPNLKVFTFERLDWLKRASSLPNSTNENPVETSKEHTFHSLNKLRTGSQGPITTDKAAVIELLFPSVFRAIVSLHPADSIDPDAVAFFSPDEGGSYVHTRGFSVHHVFRHITEHAAMALQHFLGIGTETALYFLLHWICSYQTLFTKVCSKCGRLLAMDRESSLLLPPVHRPYRHFSALKVSSTPATSSTKDQFPGAYHIGCFSEDL from the exons tttcaactgaggcAATTTTTCCCTCACCTCGATGATGGACTAGAGGGTCAAAGTAATGAACCTGCATCAAAAAAGCATTGCAGTACCCAAGTGCCACCAGCAACTCTTCAGGAAGATCTTAGTGATTGCAAAACATTTTCAGATGTTTTAACACGTCTGGAaaaagaaatgccaaatttgaaAGTTTTCACTTTTGAGCGACTAGATTGGTTAAAAAGAGCTTCTTCACTGCCAAATTCAACAAATGAAAATCCTGTTGAAACATCAAAAGAGCATACTTTTCATTCTTTAAATAAACTAAGAACAGGATCGCAGGGCCCTATTACCACTGATAAGGCTGCTGTAATTGAACTGTTGTTTCCTTCTGTCTTCAGAGCTATTGTTTCATTGCATCCAGCTGATTCTATTGACCCAGATGCAGTAGCTTTCTTTTCACCAGATGAG GGAGGCAGCTATGTACATACAAGAGGTTTTTCAGTTCATCATGTATTCAGACATATCACG GAGCATGCTGCAATGGCACTGCAACATTTTCTGGGTATTGGGACTGAAACAGCACTTTATTTCCTTTTG caTTGGATCTGCAGCTATCAAACGCTCTTTACTAAAGTTTGCAG TAAGTGTGGGCGGCTACTGGCAATGGACCGAGAATCATCATTATTGCTACCTCCAGTTCATCGACCTTACCGGCATTTTTCAGCTCTGAAAGTTTCATCAACCCCTGCCACTTCCTCAACCAAGGACCAGTTTCCAGGAGCTTATCATATTGGTTGCTTTTCAGAGGACTTGTAG